A stretch of the Narcine bancroftii isolate sNarBan1 chromosome 14, sNarBan1.hap1, whole genome shotgun sequence genome encodes the following:
- the LOC138749461 gene encoding ras-related and estrogen-regulated growth inhibitor-like protein produces MEANVVILGADNVGKSALAVRFLTRRFIGEYGDIESVSNHNVTVAGRQVAFNIWDSPFAEGRLNDDRGREKQIQWADGFVLVYSICDRASFNIVRQQIQFIKSMKGYPGTDRAPIVIVGNKRDLCHRRTVSSEEGRLLALATHCEFYEISTAETYHGVLVVFHGLVDRIKESQILTIRKPAGIKSIVRSVSSVFTRRRMDSL; encoded by the exons ATGGAAGCCAATGTTGTGATACTGGGGGCAGACAATGTTGGAAAATCTG CTCTTGCTGTTCGCTTTTTAACTAGAAGATTCATTGGTGAATATGGAGATATAG aaTCTGTCTCCAACCACAACGTGACTGTCGCTGGGAGACAGGTTGCATTCAATATTTGGGATTCGCCGTTTGCTGAG GGTCGACTGAACGATGACCGTGGAAGGGAGAAACAGATCCAGTGGGCCGATGGCTTTGTGTTGGTATACAGCATCTGTGACCGAGCCAGTTTCAACATAGTCCGGCAACAAATCCAGTTCATCAAGTCAATGAAAGGTTATCCTGGCACAGATCGAGCTCCCATAGTCATTGTGGGAAATAAGAGAGACCTTTGTCACCGTAGAACTGTCTCCAGTGAGGAAGGAAGACTCTTGGCTCTCGCAACCCATTGCGAATTTTATGAAATCTCTACTGCAGAAACTTACCATGGTGTGCTGGTGGTCTTCCATGGTCTAGTGGACAGAATCAAGGAGTCCCAAATCCTGACTATTAGGAAACCAGCTGGGATAAAGAGCATTGTGCGGAGTGTGTCTTCTGTGTTCACAAGAAGGAGAATGGATTCCTTGTGA